The genomic region ACCTCACCGCGCGGGTCGGAGGTCGAGGTGACCATGCCGCGGTCGGCCCAGGCCTGCAGATCCTCGATCGCGTAGACGACGCGTCCGCCGAGTTTGCGATAGGCCGGGCCGGTCCCATAGGTCCGGTGCTTCTCGAGCGTGCGGCCGGATAGACCGAGAAAGCGAGCGGCTTCGGGGGTTCGGAGATAACGTGGGGGTATGCCGGATAGGCTGGGTGTCATGGTCGGGGCCTCCGTGGTTTCGGTGGGGCCGCTGGTTGTCAGCGGTGAGCGAAGGCCACGGTGGCGAAGGAAGGCCGGCAGGAGGGAGTGCGAAGATAAGAATCTAAAAATCACCCCCCTCGAAGAGGATGAATTCGTCAGGATCGACGACGATGCCGCAGGAGAGCGCGATAGCCGCCGGCAATCATGGCGAGGCCGTCCTTGACGAGATCCATCGTTGCATCTCGGAGCGCCGACGTCTTCCAGGCCTCGGTGGCGACCCGGTCTTTGCCGAAGAGGACCTCGGCGATTTCGCGGTAGCTTGCGCCGTTAGCGCGTCCGTCGACAGCTTGCAGCATATTGCGCAAACGACGCCGGCGCTGAGGCGTCAGGCGCGCGTCGCTTGGAATGGTTCGGCCGAGCAGTCCTCGCATGAGGCGAGAGACGGAGTGAAGGCGGTCGGGAGCATCGACATCGAGCGGGATGAGGGCAGCGAGCGGCTGGTCCGCTACGGCGTCGGCCAAAAAAAGCAAATTGGCGGTCTCGCCGCCGCCCAGTGCGTGGCGGACGAAGACTCCACGTTCGGAAGCCTGACCCTCAGTGACATTGGAAACGCTCAGGAGACTGGGTTTGGAGCGAACCGAGGACGGCGATGGCGCTAATAGCACCAT from Sinorhizobium garamanticum harbors:
- a CDS encoding helix-turn-helix transcriptional regulator, translated to MTPSLSGIPPRYLRTPEAARFLGLSGRTLEKHRTYGTGPAYRKLGGRVVYAIEDLQAWADRGMVTSTSDPRGEVLPAKRHDPVQLAHIGRHLR
- a CDS encoding DUF2285 domain-containing protein — protein: MVLLAPSPSSVRSKPSLLSVSNVTEGQASERGVFVRHALGGGETANLLFLADAVADQPLAALIPLDVDAPDRLHSVSRLMRGLLGRTIPSDARLTPQRRRRLRNMLQAVDGRANGASYREIAEVLFGKDRVATEAWKTSALRDATMDLVKDGLAMIAGGYRALLRHRRRS